A part of Streptomyces sp. DSM 40750 genomic DNA contains:
- a CDS encoding ABC-F family ATP-binding cassette domain-containing protein yields the protein MISASGIELRAGARVLIESATFRVAKGDRIGLVGRNGAGKTTLTKCLAGEGIPAGGTITRSGEVGYLPQDPRTGDLDILARDRILSARGLDVLIRKMRENEQRIANGQGGTREKALKQYERQETEFLTKGGYSAEAEAATIAAALNLPDRVLGQPLHTLSGGQRRRIELARILFSDADTLLLDEPTNHLDADSIVWLRDYLKTYRGGFIVISHDVDLVDTVVNKVFYLDANRAQIDVYNMGWKLYQQQREADEKRRKRERQNAEKKAAALHSQADKMRAKATKTVAAQNMAKRADRLLAGLDAVRVSDKVAKLRFPEPAPCGKTPLTAEGLSKSYGSLEIFTDVDLAIDKGSRVVILGLNGAGKTTLLRLLGGVEKPDTGEVIEGHGLKLGYYAQEHETLDPERTVLENMRSASPDLDLVEIRKTLGSFLFSGDDVDKPAGVLSGGEKTRLALATLVVSSANVLLLDEPTNNLDPASREEILGALRTYKGAVVLVTHDEGAVEALQPERIILLPDGVEDLWGADYADLVALA from the coding sequence GTGATCTCCGCCTCCGGTATCGAGCTGCGCGCCGGTGCCCGCGTCCTCATCGAGTCCGCCACCTTCCGTGTCGCCAAGGGCGACCGCATCGGCCTGGTCGGCCGTAACGGCGCCGGCAAGACCACCCTCACCAAGTGCCTGGCCGGCGAGGGCATCCCGGCCGGCGGCACCATCACCCGCTCCGGTGAGGTCGGCTATCTCCCGCAGGACCCCCGCACCGGCGACCTCGACATCCTCGCCCGCGACCGCATCCTCTCCGCGCGTGGCCTCGACGTACTGATCCGCAAGATGCGTGAGAACGAGCAGCGCATCGCCAACGGCCAGGGCGGCACCCGCGAGAAGGCGCTGAAGCAGTACGAGCGCCAGGAGACGGAGTTCCTCACCAAGGGCGGGTACTCCGCCGAGGCCGAGGCCGCCACCATCGCCGCCGCGCTCAACCTGCCCGACCGGGTGCTCGGCCAGCCGCTGCACACCCTCTCCGGCGGTCAGCGCCGCCGTATCGAGCTGGCCCGCATCCTCTTCTCCGACGCGGACACGCTGCTCCTCGACGAGCCGACGAACCACCTCGACGCCGACTCGATCGTCTGGCTGCGCGACTACCTCAAGACCTACCGCGGCGGCTTCATCGTCATCTCCCACGACGTCGACCTGGTCGATACGGTCGTCAACAAGGTGTTCTACCTGGACGCCAACCGCGCCCAGATCGACGTCTACAACATGGGCTGGAAGCTCTACCAGCAGCAGCGCGAGGCCGACGAGAAGCGCCGCAAGCGCGAGCGGCAGAACGCCGAGAAGAAGGCCGCCGCGCTGCACTCGCAGGCCGACAAGATGCGCGCCAAGGCCACCAAGACCGTCGCCGCGCAGAACATGGCGAAGCGCGCCGACCGGCTGCTCGCCGGCCTCGACGCGGTACGGGTCTCCGACAAGGTCGCCAAGCTCCGCTTCCCCGAGCCCGCGCCCTGCGGCAAGACCCCGCTCACCGCCGAGGGCCTGTCGAAGTCGTACGGCTCGCTGGAGATCTTCACCGACGTCGACCTGGCCATCGACAAGGGCTCCCGGGTCGTCATCCTCGGCCTCAACGGCGCGGGCAAGACCACCCTCCTCCGCCTCCTCGGCGGCGTCGAGAAGCCCGACACCGGCGAGGTGATCGAGGGCCACGGCCTCAAGCTCGGCTACTACGCGCAGGAGCACGAGACCCTCGACCCGGAGCGCACGGTCCTGGAGAACATGCGCTCCGCCTCCCCCGACCTGGACCTGGTCGAGATCCGCAAGACGCTCGGTTCCTTCCTGTTCTCCGGCGACGACGTCGACAAGCCGGCCGGCGTCCTCTCCGGCGGTGAGAAGACCCGTCTCGCGCTCGCGACCCTCGTGGTGTCGTCCGCGAACGTCCTCCTGCTCGACGAGCCGACGAACAACCTCGACCCCGCCAGCCGCGAGGAGATCCTCGGCGCGCTGCGCACCTACAAGGGCGCGGTCGTCCTCGTCACCCACGACGAGGGCGCGGTCGAGGCGCTCCAGCCGGAGCGGATCATCCTGCTGCCGGACGGTGTCGAGGACCTGTGGGGCGCGGACTACGCGGACCTCGTCGCGCTCGCCTGA
- a CDS encoding PQQ-like beta-propeller repeat protein, producing the protein MRSRLLVAPLALLLAAPVLLAAHQARPAPYGDRFTLHARVEYAGGPRPRTTRAVVTAYAPESGRLHWTHARPGRRPLEVLPVRGHVIALWDDGLVTDTGSEGVRWHRAVPGAADRPRAGARGRALRLLGPRMLAVVTPGRVTAYRLADGDLRWVLPAREGCAFEPGRAVRRGPALLVAQPCTTDGTSDPDPDAPWTSQLVAVDDLGRITPDRRPLGNDLP; encoded by the coding sequence ATGCGCAGTCGTCTGCTGGTGGCTCCCCTCGCCCTCCTCCTCGCGGCCCCCGTCCTCCTGGCCGCGCACCAGGCCCGGCCCGCCCCCTACGGCGACCGGTTCACCCTCCACGCACGCGTGGAGTACGCCGGCGGACCCCGACCGCGTACGACGAGGGCCGTAGTGACGGCGTACGCCCCGGAGAGCGGCCGCCTCCACTGGACCCATGCCCGTCCGGGCCGCCGCCCCCTCGAAGTGCTCCCGGTGCGCGGGCACGTCATCGCGCTGTGGGACGACGGGCTGGTGACCGACACGGGAAGCGAGGGGGTCCGCTGGCACCGGGCCGTACCGGGCGCGGCCGACCGACCCCGGGCCGGGGCCCGGGGCAGGGCCCTGAGGCTCCTCGGCCCCCGCATGCTCGCCGTGGTCACCCCCGGCCGTGTCACCGCGTACCGCCTCGCGGACGGCGACCTCCGCTGGGTGCTGCCCGCCCGCGAGGGCTGCGCGTTCGAGCCCGGTCGGGCGGTGCGGCGCGGCCCGGCGCTGCTCGTCGCCCAGCCCTGCACCACCGACGGGACTTCGGACCCGGACCCGGACGCGCCCTGGACGTCCCAGCTGGTCGCCGTCGACGATCTCGGGCGGATCACGCCGGACCGCAGACCGCTCGGCAACGACCTCCCGTAG
- a CDS encoding VOC family protein, with product MIGMAGRSDGRPSVYPTLLYADAKAAIRQLTEALGFTELSVYEGEDGVVQHAELTQGNGAVMVGSKGSGSVFDGAMKGAGPAGVYIVVDDVDAHHRRAVEHGVEILMPPTDQEYGSRDYMARDAEGNVWSFGTYAPETGG from the coding sequence GTGATCGGTATGGCAGGCAGGAGCGACGGGCGTCCGAGCGTCTATCCGACGCTGCTGTACGCGGACGCCAAGGCCGCCATCAGGCAGCTCACGGAGGCGCTGGGCTTCACCGAGCTGTCGGTGTACGAGGGCGAGGACGGGGTGGTGCAGCACGCCGAGCTGACGCAGGGGAACGGCGCGGTGATGGTGGGCTCCAAGGGCAGCGGCAGCGTCTTCGACGGCGCGATGAAGGGCGCGGGGCCCGCCGGGGTGTACATCGTGGTGGACGACGTGGACGCCCACCACCGGCGGGCCGTGGAGCACGGTGTGGAGATCCTGATGCCCCCGACGGACCAGGAGTACGGATCGCGCGACTACATGGCCCGGGACGCCGAGGGCAATGTGTGGAGCTTCGGCACCTACGCCCCCGAGACAGGCGGCTGA
- a CDS encoding alpha/beta hydrolase family protein, producing MRAVKAAASALGVVFAAGAASVAVGRLASDVALKAPPGGPLPTEPRLTVHSTAAGRIALTRAFASQRPGTYGLTGHGSHAVVGGVLDGAPHAADTVVRRLERVTHGTLEPGDRVWLTPNTHIGDPRTALGLDHDDVDVPGELGTLPAWAVPAARDTWVIAVHGLGATREHALNVMEFLHHHRFPVLALAYRGDPGAPRSPDGLNHLGETEWRDVDAAIRYAVRFGAEQVVLYGWSTGATMALRAATYSPLRDRVAGLVLDSPVLDWTATLRALAAARRTPGVLLPLAVRAAQGRTGLPAAPVDQTAVPPELRTPTLLFHGPDDVVAPWDPSRRLAARHPGRVTLRTVRDAPHGAMWNADPKAYEEALRRFLTPLM from the coding sequence GTGCGTGCAGTCAAGGCGGCAGCCTCGGCCCTCGGGGTCGTGTTCGCGGCCGGCGCGGCCAGTGTCGCCGTGGGCCGGCTGGCGAGTGACGTCGCGCTGAAGGCGCCGCCGGGCGGACCTCTGCCCACGGAACCCCGGCTGACCGTGCACTCCACCGCCGCGGGCCGTATCGCCCTGACCCGGGCCTTCGCCTCACAACGCCCCGGCACCTACGGCCTCACCGGTCACGGCTCCCACGCGGTCGTCGGCGGCGTCCTGGACGGTGCCCCGCACGCCGCGGACACGGTCGTACGCCGCCTGGAGCGCGTCACCCACGGCACCCTGGAGCCCGGCGACAGGGTGTGGCTCACCCCGAACACCCACATCGGCGACCCGCGCACCGCGCTCGGTCTCGACCACGACGACGTCGACGTCCCCGGCGAACTCGGCACCCTGCCCGCATGGGCCGTGCCCGCGGCCCGGGACACCTGGGTGATCGCCGTGCACGGCCTGGGCGCCACCCGTGAACACGCCTTGAACGTCATGGAGTTCCTGCACCACCACCGCTTCCCGGTCCTCGCCCTCGCCTACCGCGGCGACCCGGGCGCACCCCGCTCGCCGGACGGCCTGAACCACCTCGGCGAGACCGAGTGGCGCGACGTGGACGCGGCCATCCGGTACGCCGTGCGGTTCGGCGCCGAGCAGGTCGTCCTGTACGGCTGGTCCACCGGCGCCACCATGGCCCTGCGCGCCGCCACGTACTCCCCGCTGCGCGACCGCGTCGCCGGACTCGTCCTGGACTCACCGGTCCTCGACTGGACGGCCACCCTGCGCGCCCTCGCCGCCGCCCGCCGCACCCCCGGCGTCCTGCTGCCCCTCGCGGTCCGCGCCGCCCAGGGCCGTACGGGACTGCCCGCCGCCCCCGTCGACCAGACCGCCGTCCCGCCGGAGCTCAGGACCCCGACCCTGCTCTTCCACGGCCCCGACGACGTCGTCGCCCCCTGGGACCCCTCCCGCCGCCTCGCCGCCCGCCACCCCGGCCGGGTCACCCTCCGCACGGTCCGCGACGCCCCGCACGGCGCCATGTGGAACGCCGACCCCAAGGCCTACGAAGAGGCCCTCCGCCGCTTCCTCACACCGCTGATGTAG
- a CDS encoding class II aldolase/adducin family protein, with product MAEQRRDARDGRDTGEDPQDSRNVRRRRVPDDVARAWDELVATARRTVTDGLVVGTSGNVSVRVRGTVLVTPTGVPYDRLTPDDVTGVDLSGRQVLGTLRPTSELPMHLAIHTTTDARAVVHTHAVHATAVSTLVSELPLIHYMSAALGGPVRVAPYAAYGTPELAENMLRALTERTACLLQNHGTVTYGNTLSEAYDRTAQLEWMSHLWLTASSVPGLSPNLLTHAQVAEVGERLRGYGQPG from the coding sequence ATGGCTGAACAGCGGCGCGACGCCCGGGACGGGCGGGACACGGGTGAGGATCCGCAGGATTCACGAAACGTACGGCGACGGCGTGTGCCGGACGACGTGGCGCGCGCGTGGGACGAACTCGTCGCGACCGCCCGCCGGACGGTGACCGACGGTCTGGTCGTCGGCACCTCCGGCAACGTCTCCGTACGCGTCAGGGGCACCGTCCTGGTCACGCCGACGGGCGTGCCGTACGACCGTCTGACTCCGGACGACGTGACGGGCGTCGACCTGTCCGGCCGGCAGGTCCTCGGCACGCTCCGCCCGACGAGCGAACTCCCCATGCACCTGGCGATCCACACCACGACCGACGCCCGCGCCGTCGTCCACACGCACGCCGTCCACGCGACGGCCGTCTCCACCCTCGTGAGCGAACTGCCGCTGATCCACTACATGTCAGCCGCCCTCGGCGGACCCGTCCGCGTCGCCCCCTATGCGGCCTACGGCACCCCGGAGTTGGCCGAGAACATGCTCCGCGCCTTGACGGAGCGCACCGCTTGTCTCCTCCAGAACCACGGCACGGTCACATACGGAAACACCCTCTCCGAGGCCTACGACCGCACGGCCCAACTCGAATGGATGTCCCACCTCTGGCTGACGGCGTCCTCGGTACCGGGCCTCAGCCCGAACCTGCTCACCCACGCGCAGGTGGCGGAGGTGGGGGAGCGGCTGCGGGGGTACGGGCAGCCGGGGTAG
- a CDS encoding lysozyme — protein sequence MARDLKQSRRRNRAFAASVAALALGGTALVEIPVSAAARPKGHDVSSHQKKVNWSSAKSKGARFVYVKATESTTYRNPYFGQQYNGSRNAGLVRGAYHFAVPDKSSGKAQARYFVNNGGGWRADGWTLPPALDIEYNPYDKKRKCYGLSDGRMVGWIKSFSDEVKRLTGRRPVIYTTTHWWKTCTGNSTAFGGNHALWLARYNSAGAGELPAGWKFWTIWQHDNGSGSLPGDQNLFNGSTSRLKKFAKG from the coding sequence ATGGCCCGTGATCTCAAGCAGTCCCGTCGTCGCAACCGCGCATTCGCGGCCTCCGTCGCGGCGCTCGCCCTGGGGGGGACCGCTCTCGTCGAGATCCCTGTCTCGGCCGCCGCCAGGCCCAAGGGGCACGACGTCTCCTCGCACCAGAAGAAGGTCAACTGGTCGAGCGCGAAGTCGAAGGGCGCCAGGTTCGTCTACGTCAAGGCGACCGAGTCCACGACCTACCGCAACCCGTACTTCGGCCAGCAGTACAACGGCTCGCGGAACGCGGGCCTGGTCCGCGGCGCGTACCACTTCGCGGTGCCGGACAAGTCGTCCGGCAAGGCCCAGGCCCGCTACTTCGTGAACAACGGCGGCGGCTGGCGCGCGGACGGCTGGACGCTGCCGCCGGCGCTCGACATCGAGTACAACCCGTACGACAAGAAGAGGAAGTGCTACGGCCTGAGCGACGGCAGGATGGTCGGCTGGATCAAGTCGTTCAGTGACGAGGTCAAGCGCCTCACCGGCCGTCGTCCGGTGATCTACACGACCACCCACTGGTGGAAGACCTGCACCGGCAACAGCACGGCCTTCGGCGGGAACCACGCGCTGTGGCTGGCCCGGTACAACTCCGCGGGGGCGGGAGAGCTGCCCGCGGGGTGGAAGTTCTGGACGATCTGGCAGCACGACAACGGCAGCGGGAGCCTGCCGGGTGACCAGAATCTCTTCAACGGGTCAACGAGCCGGCTGAAGAAGTTCGCCAAGGGGTAG
- a CDS encoding inorganic phosphate transporter, producing MENFSLILAIVVITALAFDFTNGFHDTANAMATTISTGAMKPKVAVAMSAVLNLVGAFLSIEVANTISKGLVDESGIQPEVIFAALVGAILWNLLTWLVGLPSSSSHALMGGLVGATIASAGLGGVHGDVLVTKVLIPAVAAPLVAGIAAMFATRLTYRLGKHTSEKASGKGYRAGQIASAGLVSLAHGTNDAQKTMGIITLALVAGGALAPDSDPPVWVIVSAGMAIALGTYLGGWRIIRTMGKGLTDLQPQQGFAAQTSAATVILASSHLGFSLSTTHSVSGAVMGAGLGRKGGVVRWSTATRMFVAWGLTLPAAALVAALAEWVTSFGTWGTAVVAVFLIASSAAIWVVSRREVVDHTNVNDAEETPGVVTTAIAAVTPPPAGTVTEELTATIPAPAAATAAETTASTNPPTPTPAV from the coding sequence ATGGAAAACTTCTCGCTGATCCTCGCGATCGTGGTGATCACCGCGCTCGCGTTCGATTTTACGAACGGTTTCCACGACACCGCCAACGCGATGGCCACCACCATCTCGACCGGCGCCATGAAGCCCAAGGTCGCGGTGGCCATGTCCGCCGTGCTCAACCTTGTCGGCGCGTTCCTTTCCATCGAGGTCGCCAACACCATCTCCAAGGGACTCGTCGACGAGTCCGGCATACAGCCAGAGGTCATATTCGCGGCGCTCGTGGGCGCCATCCTCTGGAACCTGCTGACCTGGCTCGTCGGACTCCCCTCCAGTTCCTCGCACGCCCTGATGGGCGGTCTCGTCGGCGCCACGATCGCCTCGGCCGGCCTGGGCGGGGTGCACGGCGACGTGCTCGTCACCAAGGTGCTGATCCCCGCCGTCGCGGCCCCGCTGGTCGCCGGCATCGCGGCGATGTTCGCCACCCGGCTGACGTACAGGCTCGGGAAGCACACGAGCGAGAAGGCCTCCGGCAAGGGCTACCGCGCCGGTCAGATCGCCTCCGCGGGCCTGGTCTCGCTGGCCCACGGCACGAACGACGCCCAGAAGACGATGGGCATCATCACCCTGGCCCTGGTCGCCGGTGGCGCTCTCGCGCCCGACTCCGACCCGCCGGTCTGGGTCATCGTCTCCGCCGGTATGGCCATCGCGCTCGGCACCTACCTGGGCGGCTGGCGCATCATCCGCACAATGGGCAAGGGCCTGACCGACCTCCAGCCGCAGCAGGGCTTCGCCGCCCAGACCAGCGCGGCCACGGTCATCCTCGCCTCCTCGCACCTCGGCTTCTCCCTCTCCACCACGCACTCGGTCTCCGGCGCCGTGATGGGCGCGGGCCTCGGCCGCAAGGGCGGTGTGGTCCGCTGGTCCACCGCCACCCGGATGTTCGTCGCCTGGGGTCTGACCCTGCCGGCCGCCGCGCTGGTCGCCGCGCTCGCCGAGTGGGTCACGTCCTTCGGCACCTGGGGCACGGCCGTCGTCGCGGTCTTCCTCATCGCCTCCAGCGCCGCGATCTGGGTGGTCTCACGCCGCGAGGTGGTCGACCACACCAATGTGAACGACGCCGAGGAGACGCCCGGCGTGGTGACCACGGCGATCGCAGCCGTGACGCCGCCGCCGGCCGGCACGGTGACCGAGGAGCTCACGGCGACCATCCCGGCCCCCGCGGCCGCGACCGCCGCCGAGACCACGGCCTCGACGAACCCGCCCACGCCGACGCCCGCCGTCTGA
- a CDS encoding DUF397 domain-containing protein: MCCVEVAAEERRVMARDANSKSDALLVFRYAAWCGFLAGLVDPGAGGS, translated from the coding sequence ATGTGTTGCGTGGAGGTGGCTGCCGAGGAGAGGCGTGTCATGGCCCGTGACGCGAACTCGAAGAGTGACGCGCTGCTCGTCTTTCGCTACGCGGCGTGGTGTGGTTTTCTGGCGGGGCTTGTGGACCCGGGAGCGGGCGGATCGTGA